A genomic segment from Labrus bergylta chromosome 3, fLabBer1.1, whole genome shotgun sequence encodes:
- the csrp3 gene encoding cysteine and glycine-rich protein 3: protein MPNWGGGAKCAACEKTVYHAEEIQCNGRSFHKTCFMCMSCRKGLDSTTVAAHESEIYCKSCYGKKYGPKGYGYGQGAGALSSDPPGQNLDLQSNESKPRPANSSSNGSKISQKFGSSDRCPRCSKAVYAAEKVMGAGKPWHKTCFRCLLCGKSLESTTVTDKDGELYCKVCYAKNFGPKGFGLGNEAMLEERQ from the exons ATGCCAAACTGGGGAGGAGGTGCGAAGTGTGCCGCCTGTGAGAAGACGGTGTATCATGCCGAGGAGATCCAGTGCAACGGGAGGAGCTTCCATAAGACCTGTTTCATGTGCA TGAGCTGCAGAAAAGGTCTGGACAGCACCACAGTCGCAGCACACGAGTCTGAGATTTACTGCAAGTCCTGCTATGGCAAGAAATATGGGCCAAAAGGCTACGGATATGGGCAGGGAGCCGGAGCGCTGAGTTCTGATCCTCCAGGACAAAACTTGGACCTCCAGTCTAATGA atcTAAACCACGACCAGCCAATTCAAGCTCCAACGGCAGTAAAATTTCCCAGAAGTTTGGTAGTTCGGACCGCTGTCCTCGCTGCTCTAAAGCCGTGTATGCAGCGGAGAAGGTGATGGGAGCAGGAAAG CCCTGGCATAAGACCTGTTTCCGCTGCCTCCTTTGTGGGAAAAGTCTGGAGTCAACGACAGTGACAGACAAGGATGGAGAGCTGTACTgtaaag tctgCTACGCCAAGAACTTTGGCCCAAAAGGATTCGGACTGGGGAACGAGGCCATGTTGGAGGAGCGGCAGTGA